The Stigmatella aurantiaca genome contains the following window.
GCAGGCGCACCGCCGTCCTTCATCCTGGCCCTCTCGCGGCCGGAGCGGGTGCGGCGGCTCGTGCTGATGGAGTCGTTGCTGGGACGGCTTCCGGGCGCGGAATCCTTTCTCGCCAACGGCCCGCCGTGGTGGTTCGGTTTCCATCAGGCGCCCGGCTTGGCCGAGACGGTGCTGGAGGGGCACGAGCGGGAATACATTGAGTGGTTCCTCCGCGCTGGCACCCACGGTGGCCGGGGCGTGGCGTCGGAGATTCGTCATGCCTTTGTCTCCGCCTACACCGGACGCGCGGCACTGGCCAGCGCCTTCGCGCATTACCGCGCGCTGCCCGTCACGGCGGCGCAGATCGCCTCGCTCGTCGTCGAACAGGGCAGACGGCTGTCGATGCCGGTGCTGGCGATCGGCGCGCATCCCATCGGTCCTGCGCTCGCGGCCCAGTTGCGGCCCGTCGCCAGCCATCTGACCGAGGTGCAGCTGGAGAACTGCGGGCACATCATCCCGCTCGATGCGCCGGGGCCGCTGCTGGAGGTGTTGGTGCCGTTCCTGCTCACGCCCGGACTCAGGGATTCTTAACGCGCTGCGCAAATCCACGGCCGCCATTATCCTGGGGGGGCAGCTTTGCCAGGAGCGGGCACCGTGGACTTGATGGGTGGAGTGCAGAAGATGACGCGCCAGATGCTGGTGGCGCGCGGGGTGAAGTCGGTGGTGCGCAGCGTGGCGGGCCGGTCGGTGCACTCCTACGAGCTGAAGGGGCAGGGCAAGGGGCCTCCGGTGGTGCTGGTGCACGGGCTGGGCGGCTCGGCCAATGGCTTCTCCCGGGTCCTCTTCCCGCTGGGCAAGCGCTT
Protein-coding sequences here:
- a CDS encoding alpha/beta fold hydrolase, which produces MNREGLVDTGTGPAVVLLHGFPHTPRLWDAVLPRLSQTHRVIAPNLVAGGDGQALAAAVADLLDGLGIERADVVGIDAGAPPSFILALSRPERVRRLVLMESLLGRLPGAESFLANGPPWWFGFHQAPGLAETVLEGHEREYIEWFLRAGTHGGRGVASEIRHAFVSAYTGRAALASAFAHYRALPVTAAQIASLVVEQGRRLSMPVLAIGAHPIGPALAAQLRPVASHLTEVQLENCGHIIPLDAPGPLLEVLVPFLLTPGLRDS